Proteins co-encoded in one Dysgonomonadaceae bacterium zrk40 genomic window:
- a CDS encoding LacI family DNA-binding transcriptional regulator — MSRQRRPTIRDVAERAGVSIATVSKYVNGQQSFSQPVEDKLRSAIKDLSYSQNPLARSMVTGRTTAIGLAVMDIANPHYANVVKGANRVALENGYNLLVVDMEESISAARPLLEALSPRTDGLIVSARVPQDVVEWLADLDKPVAFLGQPECDDVLTVGTDSVQVASLLAQYLVRQGFRKFGYVGYSRASWNIERLRGLRDVLEPAGLDLQVFDVEEPTSEAGERAAARALLNPDRPDVIIGCNDLVAIGLMSEARALGFKVPDDVAFAGIDNIPTSRYITPPLTTVDVCSQATGEVVMKRIMAMIEDKPQPEGLTLEPALIIRGSTQRSDVTR, encoded by the coding sequence ATGAGCCGCCAACGAAGACCGACGATACGCGATGTGGCAGAACGAGCTGGTGTTTCCATTGCAACCGTTTCCAAATATGTAAACGGGCAGCAATCCTTCTCTCAACCGGTCGAAGACAAGCTGCGCAGCGCCATCAAGGATCTGAGCTATAGCCAGAACCCGCTTGCACGCTCTATGGTAACCGGACGGACGACGGCGATCGGACTTGCCGTCATGGATATCGCCAACCCGCATTATGCCAATGTGGTCAAAGGCGCTAACCGCGTGGCACTGGAAAACGGCTACAATCTCCTCGTCGTCGACATGGAAGAGAGCATTTCAGCGGCCCGGCCGCTGCTCGAGGCGCTCTCGCCGCGCACCGACGGGCTGATTGTCAGCGCCCGCGTTCCGCAGGATGTCGTTGAATGGTTGGCAGACCTCGACAAGCCGGTGGCCTTTCTTGGCCAGCCCGAATGCGACGATGTTCTCACGGTCGGCACGGATAGCGTTCAGGTCGCCTCGCTCCTGGCGCAATATCTGGTGCGCCAGGGCTTCAGAAAGTTCGGCTATGTCGGCTATTCGCGGGCATCATGGAATATCGAACGTCTTCGCGGATTGCGCGACGTTCTGGAACCCGCAGGACTGGACCTGCAAGTCTTTGACGTTGAGGAACCAACCAGCGAGGCCGGCGAGCGGGCGGCCGCCCGCGCGCTGCTGAACCCGGATCGTCCTGATGTCATCATCGGCTGCAACGACCTCGTCGCAATCGGCCTGATGAGTGAGGCGCGCGCGCTTGGCTTCAAGGTGCCCGATGACGTGGCCTTTGCCGGCATAGATAATATTCCGACAAGCCGATACATAACGCCGCCGCTGACCACCGTTGACGTCTGCAGCCAGGCAACGGGTGAGGTCGTCATGAAGCGTATCATGGCGATGATCGAGGACAAGCCGCAGCCGGAAGGCCTGACACTGGAACCCGCCCTCATCATTCGCGGGTCAACGCAACGGAGTGATGTGACCCGGTAA